The following are from one region of the Oscarella lobularis chromosome 3, ooOscLobu1.1, whole genome shotgun sequence genome:
- the LOC136185231 gene encoding RNA polymerase II subunit A C-terminal domain phosphatase-like, with amino-acid sequence MSRKVCISETDSCSVEEWRISEGDSVTKGTILCCYKLDETIKELRSPCVGNVARILTQEGTRVPPNETVVEIEPGCDHSVVVFDMCAHCGANLKKITGQSDERGATACIPLLHTMPELKVSKEEARLIASQDEGRLIQQQKLALIVDLDKTVIHTTIDPSIRPGLKDVYGFHLPGHPDLYHCRLRPGTLDFIERMAEKYEMHVVTMAGRHYAHTIANLLDPDGKYFQRRVLSRDELIDPFSKAPNLKAVFPIDDSMVVIIDDREDVWGSRSNLIQVKPYEFFTGVGDINAPPPPPPSKETADRKRSQNSNSGFSPPPPKKVATEKNEKVDKDDDDVNGKVDKENGKENVDEEVDSDSSHSSLSRGTADVDESSTSHVTATKSSKEISENEAADEAMKALEENDKDRYLVHLQRVLENVHDAFYDEFKRLDDKSRYPDVRTILPRLRATVLKGANVLFSGVIPTNMKQPKQHVAWRTAIALGAKVSSQLELPQRKSRKTTRFVTTHVVANRADTYKAAQARRALGVFLVSVDWLWQCAEQWDWVDEEAFPVAGDVPVAVDLESPLLVRKRKGDDDKVSGGETRGGRTLTRLLSVQDIEEMDREVDEAMNSESDEGKSDVEELSNENESGPDSESGNSSEDDMVNLLNAEIAAKESDSDSN; translated from the exons ATGTCTCGCAAAGTTTGCATCTCGGAGACGGACAGCTGTTCCGTCGAAGAATGGCGAATATCCGAAGGCGATTCGGTGACGAAAGGAACGATTCTATGTTGCTACAagctcgacgaaacgataaAAGAGCTACGAAGCCCGTGCGTGGGCAATGTCGCTCGCATTTTGACGCAAGAAGGAACGAGAGTCCCTCCGAA CGAGACGGTCGTGGAAATCGAACCGGGGTGCGATCACAGCGTCGTCGTATTCGACATGTGCGCGCACTGCGGCgccaatttgaaaaa GATAACCGGCCAATCGGACGAAAGAGGCGCAACCGCGTGCATTCCTCTTCTTCACACGATGCCGGAACTAAAAGTCAGCAAAGAG GAAGCGAGACTGATAGCAAGTCAAGACGAAGGTCGACTCATTCAACAGCAAAAACTCGCTCTGATCGTCGATCTGGACAAAACTGTCATTCACACGACAATCGATCCGTCCATTCGACCGGGACTCAAGGACGTCTACGGCTTTCACTTGCCCGGTCATCCGGATCTCTATCACTGTCGCTTGCGTCCGGGAACGCTCGATTTCATCGAACGAATGGCGGAAAAATACGAAATGCACGTCGTCACGATGGCCGGACGTCACTACGCGCACACAATCGCCAATCTGCTTGATCCCGATGGAAAATACTTTCAAAGACGCGttctatcacgtgacgagcTTATTGATCCATTTTCCAAGGCACCTAATCTCAA GGCCGTGTTTCCCATTGACGATTCTATGGTCGTAATCATTGATGATCGCGAGGACGTGTGGGGCTCGCGATCCAATTTGATTCAGGTTAAACCTTACGAATTTTTCACGGGAGTCGGCGATATCaacgcgccgccgccgccgccgccgtcgaaagagacggcggaTCGAAAGAGATCTCAGAATTCGAATTCGGGTTTTTCTCCACCACCGCCGAAAAAAGTCGCCAccgaaaaaaacgaaaaggtAGAtaaagacgatgatgacgtcaacggaAAAGTAGATAAGGAAAACGGaaaggagaacgtcgacgaggaagtGGATTCGGATTCGTCGCATTCGTCGCTCTCCCGCGGCAcagccgacgtcgacgaatcgtcaaCATCCCACGTCACGGCAACAAAATCCTCGAAGGAAATCTCGGAGAACGAAGCGGCAGACGAAGCGATGAAAGCGCTCGAGGAAAACGACAAAGATCGCTATCTCGTTCATCTCCAACGCGTCCTCGAAAACGTTCACGACGCATTCTACGACGAATTCAAACGATTGGACGACAAGTCGCGCTATCCGGACGTGCGAACGATCTTGCCTCGTCTACGAGCGACCGTTCTCAAGGGCGCCAACGTTCTCTTCAGCGGCGTCATACCGACGAACATGAAGCAGCCGAAACAGCACGTCGCCTGGCGAACGGCAATTGCGCTCGGCGCCAAAGTGAGCTCGCAATTGGAATTGCCCCAGCGGAAGTCGCGTAAAACGACGAGATTCGTTACGACGCACGTGGTTGCGAATAGGGCGGATACGTATAAGGCGGCTCAGGCGCGTCGAGCATTGGGGGTCTTTTTGGTGAGCGTCGATTGGCTGTGGCAGTGCGCCGAGCAGTGGGATTGGGTCGACGAGGAAGCGTTTCCCGTTGCTGGTGATGTTCCGGTTGCCGTCGATTTGGAGTCTCCACTTCTCGTGAGAAAACGTAAGGGGGATGATGATAAGGTGAGCGGTGGCGAGACGAGGGGAGGTCGGACGTTAACGCGACTTCTGAGCGTGCAAGACATCGAGGAAATGGAtcgagaagtcgacgaggCAATGAATAGCGAGTCGGACGAGGGAAAAAGTGACGTGGAAGAATTGTCCAATGAGAATGAGAGTGGTCCTGACTCGGAATCCGGGAATTCGTCAGAAGATGACATGGTCAATTTGCTCAACGCCGAAATAGCCGCGAAAGAGTCGGATTCCGATTCCAATTAG
- the LOC136185228 gene encoding uncharacterized protein — translation MQTFVALFLAVIASPTIASNVVDLDKSNFDNYVNGDKFAFVEFYAPWCGHCKNLAPAYEEVGDAFANIEGVLIAKVDADSERDLGSRFGVSGFPTLKYFSKGSTSAEDYSGGRTADDIVTFINGKASTAARVKKAATTVLDLDTANFDKFVKDSSKNVLVEFYAPWCGHCKALTPKYEKVAQTFKNEPECVVARLDADGHRDIGEKYGVSGFPTIKFFPKDNKDGEDYSGGRETSDFITFLNDKCGTHRVEGGGLDSSAGLIDELNVLAQKFMAEEENRAAILEEAGKVASEHSSPKDANYYVKVMEKIREKGSDFPTTESARLEKILGGAVSANKADEFGKRKNILGQFTV, via the exons atgCAAACCTTCGTCGCGCTTTTCCTCGCCGTGATCGCCTCGCCGACGATCGCcagcaacgtcgtcgacttggaTAAGAGCAATTTCGACAAC TACGTCAACGGCGACAaattcgccttcgtcgagttCTACGCGCCCT GGTGCGGCCACTGCAAGAATCTCGCTCCGGCCTACGAAGAAGTCGGCGACGCGTTTGCGAACATCGAAGGCGTGCTCATCGCCAAAGTGGACGCCGACAGCGAACGCGATCTCGGCTCGCGATTCGGCGTCAGCGGCTTTCCGACGTTGAAGTATTTTTCGAAAGGAAGCACGAGCGCCGAAGA CTATAGCGGCGGACGCACGGCCGACGACATTGTGACTTTCATCAACGGGAAAGCGTCGACAGCGGCTCGAGTGAAAAAAGCGGCGACCACCGTCTTGGATCTCGATACGGCGAATTTCGACAAGTTCGTCAAAGATTCGTCGAAAAatgttctcgtcgaattctACGCACCAT GGTGTGGTCACTGCAAGGCGTTGACGCCCAAGTACGAAAAAGTGGCCCAGACATTCAAAAACGAACCGGAA TGCGTTGTAGCTCGTCTTGACGCAGATGGCCACAGAGACATAGGAGAAAA ataCGGTGTCAGTGGTTTCCCCACTATCAAATTCTTCCCCAAGGATAACAAGGATGGGGAAGAC TATAGCGGCGGTCGCGAGACATCAGATTTTATCACGTTTTTGAACGACAAATGTGGAACACATCGCGTCGAGGGAGGAGGCTTGGATTCCTCC gcTGGATTAATTGACGAATTGAACGTATTGGCTCAGAAATTCATGGCCGAGGAGGAGAACAGGGCCGCTATACTGGAAGAGGCGGGCAAAGTAGCCAGTGAACACAGCAGTCCAAA GGATGCCAATTATTACGTCAAAGTGATGGAAAAGATTAGGGAGAAGGGAAGCGATTTTCCCACTACCGAATCAGCTCgtcttgaaaaaattcttg GCGGAGCTGTTAGTGCCAACAAGGCGGACGAATTTGGCAAGCGGAAAAACATTTTAGGCCAGTTCACCGTctag
- the LOC136185229 gene encoding sperm microtubule inner protein 8-like isoform X1, which produces MTDFHRYQPRTNCLGRYQLSAVKQTLYNPHLPTLRRMDRDDAMEKLPSEHSRTTTLCSLDDFRAGRTTSATIDPPAPLACKEITSTGKSLQSIKIKPFEWRVFTRTVSSPASLPSKVDLANTQFSGYAGRHFHPQITSAWRYTLRQEPSTEKTTKRPRPIPATIYSRHRDTFTTYGISSSGWH; this is translated from the exons ATGACCGATTTTCATCGCTATCAGCCGCGGACCAATTGTCTTGGCCGCTATCAGCTCTCAGCAGTGAAACAGACTCTCTACAATCCTCACCTTCCCACTCTGCGCCGGATGGACAGAGATGATGCCATGGAAAAATTACCATCCGAGCATAGCAGAACCACCACACTATGCTCACTTG ATGATTTTCGCGCTGGACGTACCACTTCAGCAACGATCGATCCTCCAGCTCCGTTAGCATGCAAG GAAATAACGTCCACGGGAAAATCGCTGCAAAGCATAAA AATCAAACCGTTTGAATGGCGCGTTTTTACGAGGACGGTGTCAAGTCCGGCTTCTCTACCAAGTAAAG TCGATCTAGCAAATACACAATTTTCCGGATACGCCGGTCGGCATTTTCACCCTCAAATTACGTCAGCGTGGCGG TACACACTACGACAAGAACCAAGCACggaaaaaacaacaaaacgCCCCCGACCAATTCCAGCTACAATCTA CAGTCGACATAGGGACACGTTCACTACATACGG AATTTCCTCATCGGGATGGCATTAA
- the LOC136185233 gene encoding uncharacterized protein, which yields MARTKQTARKSTGGKAPRKIMAAKSATDFRAFMTGRQAVQYGGAASKSKKEEKTSYLNYENMFYCYGFSTGKPVDAVLAPQFVSAIDKNPITNEEELWLGMTLNSKFDGAGMTEYGRPDLNLVVVLDISGSMGSSFSDDLSSGCLMSKINVAKKCLIALVDQLRKGDQFGLILFNHEATVAGELAPWSKALIKSMKTKIESLCPGGMTDLTKAAVSATDLFAKAREGKRTSNRIIFFTDLNSTVDSANDEKRLLSTLKKNATAGIYTTVVGIGMDLNVELVTHISKTPGARYCSVDSADEFERIITKEFPYDVTLTGFDIKISLSSNPYVFLKGFGSPELNDLKTGKPVLLSSEFPSPHDGDGNAKGGILLFKVGLKKGQKPADKITGVVTWKDPSGLSQKSEFSVAMIHGYQGTGIRKAIALVRYVDLHNEYVLDKRTHSVKYLELFQRFKDYFVGEMKAVGEKSKNSKGDVELIDKIIELEESGGGGSKSGKAVTSAASSSASHPKLAPSAQRKRKLSTPTPKPKAEPKVPAVGLRRSSRLAGMKRPNEAAAAAATPRSKSKAKRRA from the exons ATGGCTCGAACGAAGCaaacggcgagaaaatcgactgGCGGCAAAGCGCCGCGTAAAATAATGGCCGCCAAGTCGGCAACCGATTTTCGGGCGTTTATGACGGGCAGGCAGGCCGTTCAGTACGGCGGCGCCGCATCgaagtcgaaaaaagaagaaaagacgtcgtaTTTG AATTACGAAAACATGTTCTACTGCTACGGTTTTTCGACGGGAAAACcggtcgacgccgttctcgcgCCCCAATTCGTCTCGGCAATCGACAAGAACCCGATCacaaacgaagaagagctttgGCTCGGAATGACGTTGAATTCGAAGTTCGACGGCGCGGGAATGACCGAATACGGCCGTCCCGACCTCAATCTAGTCGTAG TTTTGGACATTTCCGGTTCTATGGGATCATCGTTCAGCGATGACCTTTCTTCCGGCTGCCTCATGTCAAAAATCAATGTTGCTAAAAAGTGTCTCATTGCCCTGGTCGATCAACTGAGAAAAGG TGATCAATTTGGACTCATCCTGTTCAATCACGAGGCAACTGTCGCCGGGGAATTGGCTCCATGGAGCAAAGCATTGATTAAAAGCATGAAAACGAAGATAGAATCTCTTTGTCCCGGCGGTATGACCGATTTGACGAAGGCAGCCGTATCTGCAACGGATCTCTTTGCCAAGGCAC GAGAAGGAAAGCGAACGTCAAATCGAATCATCTTTTTCACCGATTTGAACTCAACCGTTGATTcggcgaacgacgagaagcgttTGCTGTCGACTCTCAAGAAGAACGCCACTGCGGGTATTTACACGACAGTAGTTGGAATAGGCATG GATTTGAATGTTGAACTGGTGACTCATATTAGCAAAACTCCAGGAGCTCGCTATTGTAGCGTCGATTCGGCCGACGAATTTGAAAGGATCATTACCAAG GAATTTCCTTATGACGTTACTTTGACTGGATTCGATATCAAAATTAGTCTTTCTTCGAATCCTTACGTCTTTCTCAAGGGTTTTGG TTCACCTGAACTGAACGACTTGAAAACGGGAAAACCGgtgcttctttcttcagaatTTCCGTCGCCTCACGACGGAGACGGCAACGCGAAG GGCGGAATACTGCTCTTTAAAGTGGGGCTAAAGAAAGGCCAAAAACCGGCAGATAAAATCACA GGCGTTGTGACGTGGAAAGATCCATCGGGACTTTCCCAGAAATCCGAGTTTAGCGTTGCAATGATCCACGGCTACCAA GGAACGGGTATTAGAAAGGCAATTGCTCTAGTTCGCTACGTCGATCTTCACAACGAGTACGTTCTCGACAAGAGAACGCACTCAGTGAAATATCTCGAATTATTTCAGAGATTTAA AGACtatttcgtcggcgaaatgAAAGCAGTTGGCGAAAAATCCAAAAACAGCAAA GGTGACGTCGAGCTTATTGACAAAATTATTGAATTGGAAGAGTCAGGCGGTGGCGGCAGCAAGAGCGGAAAGGCTGTCACCTCCGCTGCTAGTAGTAGTGCTAGTCATCCCAAATTAGCCCCATCGGCTCAACGCAAACGAAAGCTTTCTACTCCTACCCCCAAACCGAAAGCAGAACCCAAAGTTCCGGCAGTGGGACTGAGACGGAGCAGTCGACTTGCCGGAATGAAAAGGCCAAatgaggcggcggcggcggcggcgacaccTCGTTCAAAGTCCAAGGCAAAACGTCGCGCCTGA
- the LOC136185239 gene encoding programmed cell death protein 5-like: MEEDPELRELREKRMAEMQSQYGMNQGDAKKQEEAKREAEMQRNAILNQILDQDARSRLNTIAQVKPEKAKQVESMLIQMAQMGQLGGRVDESQLKSLLQKVSQATQKTTTVKFDRRRCAVDDSDDED; the protein is encoded by the exons ATGGAGGAAGATCCCGAGCTTCGAGAGCTGCGAGAAAAGCGCATGGCTGAAATGCAAAGCCAGTACGGG ATGAATCAAGGAGACGCGAAGAAGCAGGAGGAAGCAAAGCG AGAGGCAGAAATGCAGAGAAATGCGATAttgaatcaaattttagaCCAGGACGCAAGAAGTCGAC TGAACACTATAGCCCAAGTGAAGCCAGAAAAGGCCAAACAGGTAGAATCGATGCTGATTCAGATGGCGCAAATGGGACAACTTGGAggacgagtcgacgaaagTCAGCTCAAGTCATTGCTGCAAAAAGTCAGCCAGGCGACGCAGAAAACGACAACGGTCAAG TTTGACAGACGACGCtgtgccgtcgacgattccgacgacgaagactaG
- the LOC136185232 gene encoding UPF0547 protein C16orf87 homolog: MSCIVRVKKCPKCAASIPVACKACTTCGHAFLPRRAVCAPPYNVTPLNFDRRPARTRARQPAPRYSPEPIPQRSYAYDTNLESKNDMNGSAAAPARNRRPGRRKNQRNDGGSAEEALEMDARAMEETWQPPKERAYALSLTLMDLNRKLMKDRLVEKK, encoded by the exons ATGTCTTGCATTGTTAGAGTGAAAAAGTGCCCCAAATGTGCAGCGAGC ATTCCCGTCGCTTGCAAGGCATGTACCACGTGTGGTCACGCATTTCTGCCGCGCAGAGCCGTGTGCGCGCCGCCGTACAACGTCACCCCGTTGaatttcgatcgacgacCTG CCCGGACAAGAGCGCGCCAACCGGCGCCGCGCTATTCACCTGAACCAATTCCTCAACGATCCTACGCCTACGAC ACGaatttagaatcaaaaaaCGACATGAACGGCAGCGCCGCGGCGCCAGCAAGGAATCGTCGACCGGGACGTCGGAAAaatcaacgaaacgacggcggaagcGCCGAGGAAGCGCTAGAAATGGACGCACGGGCGATGGAGGAGACGTGGCAGCCGCCCAAAGAGCGCGCTTACGCGCTCAGTCTCACTCTAATGGATCTCAATCGGAAGTTGATGAAAGATCGTCTAGtggagaaaaaatag
- the LOC136185238 gene encoding regulator of microtubule dynamics protein 1-like, which yields MQRSLLSLAERSSFLRAIQRLIHDLKQPRTFIRFSILIGRQWPIRTRYVKTGLSAGALAVWSVSCLSKDSEHQLVINRAEELYELRDWKGLYDYLRSYRDSDCADILWRLARAARDVAQIEGTPNEEKKTLIYEAFDCVKRATELDPNNFACQKWSGIILSDVGDYEGNKAKILNAYVIRDHFTKAIELNPTDATSMHLLGLWRFTFADMPWYQRKAAAAFFASPPSSTYEEALELFAKAEEMDPGFYCNNHLMLGKTHLRLGHKEKAGFWLKKTIEYRAYKPEDKEAQKEADKLLRELF from the exons ATGCAAAGATCTTTGCTTTCTCTCGCGGAAAGATCGTCTTTCCTCAGAGCCATTCAGCGACTTATTCATGACTTGAAGCAGCCGCGGACTTTCATTCGATTCTCGATTCTTATTGGTCGCCAGTGGCCAATCAGAACGCGATACGTAAAGACGGGACTTTCCGCTGGAGCACTAGCAGTCTGGTCCGTCTCGTGCCTATCCAAAGATAGCGAGCACCAACTTGTCATCAACCGAGCCGAAGAGCTCTACGAATTGCGCGACTGGAAGGGCCTCTACGACTATCTTCGTTCCTACAGGGATTCCGACTGTGCCGACATTCTGTGGCGTCTCGCCCGCGCCGCACGAGATGTCGCACAGATCGAGGGTACTCccaacgaagaaaagaaaacacttATATATGAAGCGTTTGATTGCGTGAAAAGAGCCACAGAATTAGATCCCAATAATTTTGCTTGCCAaaag TGGTCCGGTATTATATTGAGTGACGTGGGTGACTATGAGGGAAATAAGGCGAAAATCTTGAATGCTTACGTCATTCGAGATCACTTCACT AAAGCAATTGAGCTCAATCCAACAGATGCGACGTCAATGCACCTCTTAGGCTTATG GCGTTTCACGTTTGCTGACATGCCTTGGTATCAGCGCAAGGCTGCTGCAGCCTTCTTTGCCTCTCCTCCTTCGTCTACGTATGAAGAG GCTTTGGAGTTGTTTGCAAAAGCGGAAGAAA tgGATCCAGGATTTTACTGCAATAATCACTTGATGCTAGGGAAGACTCACTTGCGACTGGGTCATAAAGAAAAGGCTGGATTTTGGCTGAAAAAGACGATAGAGTATCGCGCTTACAAACCGGAAGACAAAGAG GCACAGAAGGAAGCGGATAAACTGCTGCGCGAACTCTTCTAG
- the LOC136185236 gene encoding uncharacterized abhydrolase domain-containing protein DDB_G0269086-like, translating into MESRNALFWKEGRETGSWAPHGSELSRFRAQRHRSRVSSKQTDKKVTKESEQSLVGRARLKDLAPDEKRRIALLVQELAKASGDREKVITELQQASHALELQRESLERERRDKERLEAKFRESQILVGEYRRQIVAQEAMLLELQQHGLISPSVDVLNSNKYGEDSSSALIDMENFRRHKSNETLKRNATVQTESVAIESMDVAIQVCENLIITRDAAVQTEREAAAAEKEEEEEESVKETPIVVENEIESSSLKSSRSSSPAVVHRILVVHAETQTGCVDEDRNLSVGEEGVDDEADILFLSSLLNRGSPQRRRKSTAKTLMDIISDLENEEDEQSAIGPSFSFYQDTNSYQEGAIPEFELEEKNRDEEDVLSEIFFL; encoded by the exons ATGGAAAGCCGAAACGCGCTCTTCTGGAAAGAAGGCCGAG AAACTGGATCCTGGGCGCCGCACGGCTCGGAATTGTCGAGATTTCGCGCACAGCGTCATCGATCTCGCGTCTCGTCCAAGCAAACCGACAAAAAAGTGACCAAAGAGTCAGAGCAAAGTCTCGTTGGTCGCGCAAGACTCAAAGATCTCGCGCCGGACGAGAAACGAAGAATTGCCCTACTAGTTCAA GAGCTGGCAAAAGCGAGCGGAGATCGCGAAAAAGTGATTACAGAACTCCAGCAAGCGTCTCACGCACTTGAACTGCAACGAGAAAGTCTCGAgagagaacgacgcgatAAAGAAC GTCTTGAGGCTAAATTTCGTGAGAGTCAGATTCTGGTTGGGGAATATCGTCGACAGATTGTTGCTCAAGAAGCTATGCTGCTCGAGTTGCAGCAGCATGGGCTTATTTCTCCATCTGTTGACGTCTTGAATTCCAATAAATATGGTGAAGATTCATCATCAGCATTGATAGATATGGAAAATTTTCGACGCCATAAATCTAATGAAACTTTGAAACGAAATGCTACAGTGCAAACGGAATCTGTTGCGATTGAGTCAATGGACGTGGCTATACAAGTTTGTGAAAATTTGATTATCACAAGGGATGCTGCTGTTCAAACAGAAAGGgaggcagcagcagcagaaaaagaagaagaagaagaagaatcggtTAAGGAGACTCCTATTGTTGTAGAAAATGAAATAGAGTCATCTTCATTGAAATCTTCAAGGTCAAGTTCTCCTGCCGTTGTGCATAGAATACTTGTGGTGCACGCAGAAACTCAAACAGGTTGTGTGGACGAAGATAGAAATCTATCCGTAGGAGAAGAAGGCGTTGATGACGAAGCAGACATATTATTTCTATCTTCTTTATTAAACAGAGGCAGTCCACAGAGGAGAAG aaaatcgacggcgaagactCTTATGGATATTATATCTGATTTAGAgaatgaagaagatgaaCAGTCAGCTATAGGTCCTTCGTTTTCATTCTATCAAGACACTAATAGCTATCAAGAAGGCGCCATACCCGAGTTTgaattagaagaaaaaaatcgagacgAGGAGGACGTACTTagcgaaattttctttttatag
- the LOC136185234 gene encoding lipid scramblase CLPTM1L-like, whose translation MQWLTFTNVVLAIFFIYLSHSVHTFYSMFFPDNCSPKTDRCLLSHAAENDKLELRLYTSKRSNENPGDLELIYKRDEFVTADIFSKTLNVTLPKSTRRNGTLFAHVFVAKKRFMMQPDYTSHVVVPLTQYAVKEPEIISLLSGSANASKSVDDAMIISHWRPKLMIHVMYPNVAFFATGYPGELKGHVMFTSDQKYLPILYVDELGIMLRHLKPIDVNSTEVELDIQYSPISVGKLRMWLAMQGSLKTFRSLGFSEKDVDEVKGIFVDTNLYLLSLTFVVSAFHLLFDFLAFKNDIMYWQKRKTMAGLSSRSVAWRCFSQFIIFLYLMDEKTSLLVTIPAGIATVIESWKVKKAFKISLAWRGFIPTIKLGSISEAEKESEEWDSEAMKYLSYVLYPLVILGTIYCLVYVKYKSWYSFVIHSLVNGVYAFGFIFMLPQLFLNYKLKSVAHLPWRVFMYKAFNTFIDDVFAFIITMPTAHRVAVFRDDIVFLIFLYQRHLYPVDKSRVNEFGVSYEDEITSKSKKD comes from the exons ATGCAGTGGCTGACCTTCACAAACGTCGTTTTGGCTATCttctttatttatctatCTCATTCCGTGCACACATTTTACTCGATGTTCTTTCCCGATAATTGCTCGCCTAAAACCGATCGGTGTTTGCTCTCCCACGCCGCAGAAAACGATAAACTCGAA CTCCGCCTTTACACATCCAAGCGAAGCAACGAAAATCCCGGCGATCTCGAACTCATTTATAAAAGAGACGAATTCGTGACAGCGGACATTTTTAGCAA GACTCTCAACGTGACTCTGCCCAagtcgacgcggcgaaatGGAACGTTGTTCGCTCACGTTTTCGTGGccaaaaaacgctttatgATGCAGCCCGACTATACGAGCCACGTGGTCGTGCCGTTGACTCAGTACGCCGTCAAAGAACCGGAAATCATTAGTCTGCTTTCCGGGTCAGCGAATGCAAGCAAA TCTGTTGATGATGCAATGATTATTAGTCATTGGCGACCGAAATTAATGATTCACGTCATGTATCCGAATGTTGCTTTTTTTGCGACAGGATATCCAGGAGAACTCAAAGGTCATGTCAT gtTTACTTCGGATCAAAAGTATTTGCCAATACTTTACGTTGACGAACTTGGAATTATGCTTCGACATTTGAAG CCTATTGACGTCAACTCAACTGAAGTGGAATTAGATATTCAATACTCTCCTATATCTGTTGGCAAATTGAGAATGTGGCTTGCTATGCAGGGGTCTTTAAAAACGTTTCGGAGTCTAG GGTTTTCTGAAAAGGATGTCGATGAAGTAAAGGGAATTTTTGTCGATACGAATTTGTATCTGCTTTCACTTACTTTCGTCGTTTCAGCGTTTCAC CTTCTGTTTGATTTTCTCGCCTTCAAGAATGATATCATGTATtggcaaaagagaaagacgatggCTGGGCTGTCAAGCCGATCTG ttgcTTGGCGTTGTTTTAGCCAGTTCATCATCTTTCTCTATTTGATGGACGAAAAGACGAGTCTCCTTGTCACAATTCCGGCAGGAATAGCAACAGTCATTGAG TCGTGGAAAGTTAAAAAAGCATTCAAAATTTCCCTCGCATGGCGTGGTTTTATTCCCACGATAAAG ctTGGATCGATTTCCGAAGcggaaaaggaaagcgaGGAATGGGACTCGGAA GCAATGAAATATCTATCGTACGTCCTATATCCTCTCGTCATTCTCGGAACAATATATTGTCTCGTCTACGTCAAATACAAGAG TTGGTACTCCTTTGTAATTCACAGTCTGGTTAACG GAGTTTACGCGTTTGGTTTTATCTTCATGCTGCCGCAGCTCTTTCTCAACTATAAG TTGAAATCAGTTGCCCATCTCCCGTGGAGAGTTTTCATGTACAAG GCGTTCAATACTtttatcgacgacgtttttgcgTTTATTATCACGATGCCGACCGCTCACAGAGTGGCCGTTTTTCGAGACGACATCGTCTTTCTCATATTTCTCTACCAGCGACA CCTCTATCCAGTTGACAAGAGTCGAGTGAACGAATTTGGCGTCTCctacgaagacgaaataACGTCTAAATCGAAAAAGGACTGA
- the LOC136185229 gene encoding sperm microtubule inner protein 8-like isoform X2, whose product MTDFHRYQPRTNCLGRYQLSAVKQTLYNPHLPTLRRMDRDDAMEKLPSEHSRTTTLCSLDDFRAGRTTSATIDPPAPLACKEITSTGKSLQSIKIKPFEWRVFTRTVSSPASLPSKANTQFSGYAGRHFHPQITSAWRYTLRQEPSTEKTTKRPRPIPATIYSRHRDTFTTYGISSSGWH is encoded by the exons ATGACCGATTTTCATCGCTATCAGCCGCGGACCAATTGTCTTGGCCGCTATCAGCTCTCAGCAGTGAAACAGACTCTCTACAATCCTCACCTTCCCACTCTGCGCCGGATGGACAGAGATGATGCCATGGAAAAATTACCATCCGAGCATAGCAGAACCACCACACTATGCTCACTTG ATGATTTTCGCGCTGGACGTACCACTTCAGCAACGATCGATCCTCCAGCTCCGTTAGCATGCAAG GAAATAACGTCCACGGGAAAATCGCTGCAAAGCATAAA AATCAAACCGTTTGAATGGCGCGTTTTTACGAGGACGGTGTCAAGTCCGGCTTCTCTACCAAGTAAAG CAAATACACAATTTTCCGGATACGCCGGTCGGCATTTTCACCCTCAAATTACGTCAGCGTGGCGG TACACACTACGACAAGAACCAAGCACggaaaaaacaacaaaacgCCCCCGACCAATTCCAGCTACAATCTA CAGTCGACATAGGGACACGTTCACTACATACGG AATTTCCTCATCGGGATGGCATTAA